In a genomic window of Accipiter gentilis chromosome 23, bAccGen1.1, whole genome shotgun sequence:
- the MKRN2OS gene encoding MKRN2 opposite strand protein isoform X1 → MAEAAILRVRHCGAAIFCRRPPSRCPACGRPLRGAGLPAAPVRLPSPFHHGHRQPRAFLLRPAAGTFLGGYDGESDLHVGITSTHGVVYNYNEEGIHRAETGWEQCISIPLVQPDMFGLLQQWDKLLEEFSVGEAWLPHRYDEHDHNCYTYALAFINSVLTAQGKRQMSKSEFTEKFVIPQTKKASKYITLHQELTANDFYIVPLPDQEKLC, encoded by the exons ATGGCGGAGGCCGCCATCCTGCGGGTGCGGCACTGCGGGGCCGCCATTTTCTGCCGCCGGCCGCCCTCCCGCTGTCCCGCCTGCGGCCGCCCCCTGCGCGGCGccgggctgcccgccgcccccgtccgcctccccagccccttccacCACGGACACCGCCAGCCCCGCGCCTTCCTCCTCCGGCCCGCCGCCGGCACCTTCCTCGG GGGCTACGACGGGGAATCCGACCTGCACGTCGGCATCACCAGTACTCACG GTGTGGTGTATAATTACAACGAAGAGGGCATTCACAGAGCTGAAACTGGATGGGAACAGTGCATTAGTATCCCACTAGTACAGCCAGACATGTTTGGGCTTCTTCAGCAGTGGGATAAGCTCCTAGAGGAATTTTCTGTGGGAGAGGCCTGGCTTCCTCACAG GTATGATGAACATGACCACAACTGCTACACGTACGCACTGGCGTTCATTAACAGTGTGCTGACTGCACAAGGAAAACGGCAAATGAGTAAAAGTGAATTTACAGAGAAATTTGTGATCCCACAGACAAAGAAAGCTTCCAAATACATTACTCTGCATCAGGAGCTAACAGCTAATGATTTCTACATTGTACCCCTTCCCGATCAAGAAAAACTGTGCTGA
- the MKRN2OS gene encoding MKRN2 opposite strand protein isoform X2, producing the protein MAEAAILRVRHCGAAIFCRRPPSRCPACGRPLRGAGLPAAPVRLPSPFHHGHRQPRAFLLRPAAGTFLGGYDGESDLHVGITSTHGVVYNYNEEGIHRAETGWEQCISIPLVQPDMFGLLQQWDKLLEEFSVGEAWLPHRDHGATDSTRQGTSHGARKNKGKMTQDEAVTEET; encoded by the exons ATGGCGGAGGCCGCCATCCTGCGGGTGCGGCACTGCGGGGCCGCCATTTTCTGCCGCCGGCCGCCCTCCCGCTGTCCCGCCTGCGGCCGCCCCCTGCGCGGCGccgggctgcccgccgcccccgtccgcctccccagccccttccacCACGGACACCGCCAGCCCCGCGCCTTCCTCCTCCGGCCCGCCGCCGGCACCTTCCTCGG GGGCTACGACGGGGAATCCGACCTGCACGTCGGCATCACCAGTACTCACG GTGTGGTGTATAATTACAACGAAGAGGGCATTCACAGAGCTGAAACTGGATGGGAACAGTGCATTAGTATCCCACTAGTACAGCCAGACATGTTTGGGCTTCTTCAGCAGTGGGATAAGCTCCTAGAGGAATTTTCTGTGGGAGAGGCCTGGCTTCCTCACAG GGACCATGGAGCCACTGACAGTACAAGGCAAGGAACGAGTCACGGGGCCAGGAAGAACAAGGGAAAAATGACACAGGACGAGGCAGTTACGGAAGAAACTTGA
- the MKRN2OS gene encoding MKRN2 opposite strand protein isoform X3 gives MAPILQCHLTMYCSLFSGVVYNYNEEGIHRAETGWEQCISIPLVQPDMFGLLQQWDKLLEEFSVGEAWLPHRYDEHDHNCYTYALAFINSVLTAQGKRQMSKSEFTEKFVIPQTKKASKYITLHQELTANDFYIVPLPDQEKLC, from the exons atggctcCGATTCTGCAGTGCCACCTGACAATGTATTGCTCTCTGTTTTCAGGTGTGGTGTATAATTACAACGAAGAGGGCATTCACAGAGCTGAAACTGGATGGGAACAGTGCATTAGTATCCCACTAGTACAGCCAGACATGTTTGGGCTTCTTCAGCAGTGGGATAAGCTCCTAGAGGAATTTTCTGTGGGAGAGGCCTGGCTTCCTCACAG GTATGATGAACATGACCACAACTGCTACACGTACGCACTGGCGTTCATTAACAGTGTGCTGACTGCACAAGGAAAACGGCAAATGAGTAAAAGTGAATTTACAGAGAAATTTGTGATCCCACAGACAAAGAAAGCTTCCAAATACATTACTCTGCATCAGGAGCTAACAGCTAATGATTTCTACATTGTACCCCTTCCCGATCAAGAAAAACTGTGCTGA